One window from the genome of Oryza glaberrima chromosome 3, OglaRS2, whole genome shotgun sequence encodes:
- the LOC127765428 gene encoding costars family protein, with amino-acid sequence MNVEEEVGKLKEEIQRLGQKQPDGSYKVTFGVIFNDDRCANIFEALVGTLRAAKKRKIVKYDGELLLQGVHDNVEITLLPPPAVAAA; translated from the exons ATgaacgtggaggaggaggtggggaagCTCAAGGAGGAGATCCAGAGGCTCGGCCAGAAGCAGCCCGATGGATCCTACAAG GTAACTTTCGGTGTTATCTTCAACGATGACCGTTGTGCAAACATATTTGAAGCACTAGTCGGCACCTTGCGGGCTGCCAAGAAGAGAAAAATTGTTAAGTATGATGGTGAGCTGCTTCTACAGGGGGTTCATGACAATGTTGAGATAACCCTGTTGCCTCCTCCAGCGGTCGCTGCTGCCTGA